ATACCGACTGAACAACATCAGCCTACGCCGTCTCCTACATCACCATCTGTGTCTCCTACTGCTGATAATGATCAGTTACAGCCAGCTCCGTCTCCAGGTCTTGCTGAGATACTTGGGCGCGGTCACCGTCCTAAGAAACCTTCTATTCTACTGAAGAATTTTGTCACCAATGTTGCAACCACTACACACCCTTCTCACTTTCTTCCTGCACAAGATCAGAGTACTCCTAGCACGGTCTCCGGTAAGACACTGTATCCTATTGCTGATTATATGTCTACTACTGCCTTTAATGTTAAACATCAGGCTTTTCTTTCTGCGATAACAACGGATTTTGTTCCAAAAACATATAAAGAAGCAGCTAATGATCCCCGGTTTAATGGAGCTATGAAAACAGAGATCACAGCCTTGGAAGACAATCACACTTGGGATGTCACAACCTTGCCACCGGGTAAAAAGGCTATCGGCTGTGGCTGGATCTACTCTAATAAATATAGGGCAGATGGTACGGTTGAACGACCAAAGGCCCGCTTGGTCGCACGTGGAAATCGCCAGAAAGAAGGCTTGGACTATAAGGATACATTCGCACCCGTTGCCAAGATGAATACAATACGATTTCTCCTCAAACTTGCGGCTGCTAAACGTTGGATAATTCATCATATGGATGTTCATAATGCATTCTTGCATGGTGATCTGGAAGAAGAGATATATATGCAACTTCCTCCTGGTTTTAAAACTACTGATCCATCCAAGGTCTGTCGGCTTCGCAAGTCCCTATATGGTCTCAAACAGTCTCCCCAATGTTGGTTTGCCAAACTAAGCAAGGCTTTGTTATCGTTTGGTTTCACTCAAAGCTACGAAGATTACTCCTTATTCTCCTTGGTTCAAGGTGATGTATGTCTTCACATTCTGGTATATTTCCTACGATTTTATTATTGCTGGCAACGATATCTCTACTATCCATCGTTTCAAGAACTACCTACACAACTGTTTCAAGATGAAAGACTTAGGCAAACTGAAATACTTTCTTGGTCTCGAGATTGCCCGTGGTCCTGAAGGAATCTTTGTTTCGCAAAGAAAATATGCCTTGGATATCATTACTGAGTGTGGCTTGTTGGGTGCGAAGCCTTGCTTGGTACCTACTAAACTGAATCATAAATTGGCTCTGTCTAAATCTCATCTCCTTACTGATCCTAGTCAATACCGCCGACTTGTGGGACGTCTCATATATCTAACGTTTACACGACCGGAGCTTAGCTACATTGTCCACATACTTTCACAGTTTATGCAACGGCCGCGACATGATCACTGGATGGCTGCACTGAAAGTCATTCGATATCTAAAAGGTTGTCCGGATCAAGGTATCATGCTTACATCTAATAGTGATTTATCCTTGACCGCCTATTCTGACTCCGACTGGTCAGCATATCCTATTACTCGGCGATCTCTCAGTGCATATGTCGTTTTTCTTGGGGATTCGGTTGTCTCTTGGAAAACGAAGAAGCAGCGGACTGTGTCAAGATCCTCAGCTGAGGCTGAATATCGGTCCATGGCAGATGCTACATGCAAACTGAAGTGGCTCAAGTGTCTCCTGCTGCATTTTGGTTTCCCTCATTCTCGACCTATGCGTTTATTTTGTGATAGTCAAGCAGCCATTCACATTGCAAAGAATCCAGTGTTTCATGAGCGCACCAAGCATGTTGAGAATGATTGTCATACGGTGCGAGATGCAGTTTGTGCTAAACTACTTACTACCAAGCATATTTCTACGAAGAATCAACCTGCGGACTTGCTAACGAAAGCCTTACCGACCCCTGCATTTGAGTTTTTATTATCCAAGTTGGGAATTCACAATATGACATTACCAACTTGAGGGAGGGGGGGGGGTAATGGGCCTACGATAGTTATAATCTTATACTTTAGGGATTTAGGTTAATACCTAGTTGTTACCTTGTACGATACTCTTTGTATATATACCCTCTTTGGGTTAATGAATAATGGAAGACATTACATTATATTTTACAATTACATACACATTATAATTTAACACATGCCATATTTTTCAAAATTTTATTTTGAATGTGGTGATTATTGCAACTCGTTTTGTTTGTCAATATAAACTTGTTTTGACAGAAGATGTTTCTTGTACATTCAATCTTTCTCTGTTGGTCCTACTTGTGTTTCCGTTTCTAAAGTTGATCAATCATCATCATTCTCTGTTAATAAACAGAGCTCTACAGATGTTTTGCTTGCTAGTCAGTCTATCAAGTACGAAAAGAGACGAGATGGAGAGGGGACAAAAATTAGGTTAGATGGCGAGGTGTGCGTTTTAAACCTCAGAGAACAAAGAAATCTCCATTCGGCCAGAACTGCTTCATCACAAATGGGCCATGTTACTAGAAACTAATAATGTCCAAGAGATCAGCAGTCAGCGATTGAACGACGTTTCTTCATCGTGGCTGGTGGCATTGTATTGGTTATGCTTTGTCAAAGACTTAACTCTGATTAGTTAAGCATTGCAATGTGTTGTTCAAACTCTAAAAAAAATTGTTTATTGTGGTTAAGCGAAAAAAGAAGTAATCATGTACTAATCAGCAGATATAGGCGAAAGAGCAAGTCTATTGGTTCATGTCAAATCGACATATTCTCAGATTGAGACTACAATAAAACTCGGGATTTGAGACTACTATCTTGTGACTAAACTACGTCCGAAAATTATGACAACATAAAATCGTCGCCAAATAGTCGCAGATTAGCGTCGAAATTGAGACTAATATCCGAAGAGAAAGAGAAAGAACCGAAGTTGAATAAAATAATACACTTTAAACTGAACTAAATGTATTATATCCTAGAGTCTAACCGGTGAACAAAGAAATAAAAGAAAACACTACATTCCTTAATTTTCCAAAGAAATGTTACCATTTATAAGGAATTTTTTTCTTTCTATTCATTTTTATTCTTTTTATCGTAGAAAGAAATAAAACAAATTTGTTCCTCGTCAAATTTGGTAAGGAATAATCATTTCTCATCATTCCTAAAATTTTATTTCTTTCCATTATTTTCCTATTTGTTTCTACTGTTCCAATGATGGTCACCGGTTAAAGCCTAAATGAAATTTCAGTTCTCCTAATTTTTTTAACCAAATTTGAATGAAACCACTAACCAACAGTTTTTACCAACGTCGAGTTGGCCCAGTGGTAAAGGGTGTATGATATATATTAACATCAACTTGAATAATTCAAGATGATGTATGATATAAATATAATAAACGATGGAAAAAGTCTATCTTTTTGGTAATGGGTGAAATTTCCATAGCATTTAAATTCGAATGATTCCATAAAGTGAGTTGGCCGTCTCTCTCACTTGTAATATTTTGTAATTATAATTAATCTATAAGATTAGCCCATGAGAGAACATGTCTTTTGTCTCCTAAACCTCCTTTATTATCATTATTACCACCAATAATCCTATTTTTATTCCATTTCACAGCGAAGATAAGTAGAGGTTTCGTTATAAACAAAGGAGGAAACCTCAGATAGAGCATAGTAGAGAAGAAGATGTATCAAGATCAACAACATCCCGTTGGTGCTCCTCCTCCTCAAGGTAATTCCCAATATTGTTTAGATTTTATTTTCCTTCTTGTTTTCTTGAAATGACGTTGTGGTTGTTTTATAGGGTATCCTCCAAAGGAAGGATATCCACCACAGGGATATCCTCCGGCTGGTTATCCTCCACCACCGCAGGGATACGGTCAGGCATATCCAGCACAAGGGTATCCTCCTCCGCAATATCCTCAAGGTCCTCCGCCTCAGTATCCTTATCAGGGTCCTCCGCCACCACAGTATGGTCAGGCTCCGCAAAAGAAGAAGAAAGACAAGGATTCAGGATTTGTTGAAGGATGGTGCGTTGACCCAATCTCTATATCTCTTTTTTGCTTTTTATTATATGGATTTGATTAATGGTTGCAACTGAAGGAGCGGATAACTAGTGGATAGTACCACTCTTTGTTCACCATTCATAAACTTTGGTCATAAACATAGACCGTTTTTATGAAGAAATAGAACGGTCCAGTCCTTAAACGGATTAGTCTCGTCTAGTGCAATCATTTAAAGTCTATATGTTTGCTTGTGAATGTTACTGATATGTATGTGTGTGTTTGTATTACAGTTTGGCTATGCTCTGCTGTTGCTGTCTCTTGGAAGCTTGTTTTTGATTGAAGGCCGTGATGATATTTGCCGTTGACCGTCGTTCGAGATGCCATTGTATTTTACAACAAAAAAAAAAGACGTTTGATCAAACATTTAGATAGCTTCTTCTGGCTACGTGTGTGTGTGTATGTGCGTTCACGTTTTGTGTTTGTTTCTGTTCTTTATTTTATTGCTATGATTTGGAATTTACTCCGAGACTTGTTTTTTTTTAATTTTATTGACTATTATTTTAGTAAGTATTCTCCCCATCTTTTGTATATGTACAACAAGTGAGCTATCACCTTTGAATAAAAGCATTCAATATTTTCAGCAAAATAAACAAACTCGTTTTCTTGTTTCTTAAGTCTCGTCAGATGTAAGAAGAGTGACAGAAGAATCAAATATGAAATCAAAGTCGATGACACATAGTCACATATAGCCAAACATACACACTTTTGACATCGTATGTATAATCATACGAGAGAAACAATAGTAACAGAGCAAGTTTGAATCACCTTAACCAAGAAACTAACTTGAAGAAGAACAACATCCATATTAATATATTTAACTAGATTTTGATTCGCGCTTAGAAAGCGCTGGTTTGTTTTCGAAACTAAATAAACTTTTTAAATGAATTTCAATATAAAATAATGTATAGGTCTAGCAACATTTACATGGAACCGTGAACCGAACCATATCAAACTAAAAACACAAAACTAAAATTGAAATTAATTTCATAAATAACCCAGCAGATATGATATCTCTGAATCCTAAAATTGAAACCGAACCGAGAATCAAATGGGTACCTCAATTTAAAAATACAAATTATATACCAATAAATAATAATTATATTTGATTTCTAAATAACCAAATATCTAAAAACTACAATTTATAAACCAAATTACCCAAAATCTAATTACCCTAATATTTTTTATTCAAAATATTTAAAATTATCCAAATTATCAGATATTTTTTTCGAACAAATTGAATTGCCCGATATTTAAATTGAAAACCCAAAATTATCCAATATGTTTTATCTATCAATCTGAAATTACCCAAAAACCCAGAATTAAACTGGAACATAATTGGACCTGAATAAAATCCGAAAATCCAGAATTGAACTGGAACATAATTGGACCTGGATAAAATCTACAAACCCACCATTAATAATTAAACTGGTACTGGTTACCCTGGTAAAAACCCAGTAAAACATGAAAACACTTTTTCAAAAAAATTGATTAAAATTTTCATGTATTTTATAATAATATATAAAACTAAATAAACTATTTAATTTGTCCCGGTAAAATCCAAAAAAATTTGTTAACACTTTTTATAAAATTGATTAAACTTCACATGTATTTTATAATAATAAATAAAATTAAATAACCTATTAGACTTGTCATACGAAGTACATGTATATGAAATCAGATTATAGTTTAGAAATATATGAAATAGGGTTTAGGATATACGGTTTAGAAGTTTGTGGAAATATGGTTTAGGATATAGGGTTTGATTTATACTGAAAATATGATAATCTCTAAGAATATGTAATTGAACAAATACATAGATTTAAGAAAATACATGAAAATGGTGAGGGTCAAATAAGTATACAATATATGGTTTACGGTGTAGGGATTTGGTTTGTATTAAAAATATGCATAATACCCTTGAACGCATTTTATAATTATATATATATATATATATATATATATATATTTTAAAACATGAATAGTATACCAATGATATTACATATATACGCACACCAATTAACCTAATGTGCACACTAGCACAATCGAATGGTATGTCGATGTAACACTTTAGGATCGAATCCACAGAGACCAACGATTACACTTTATCTTTATGGGATCAATACTTAGCTAAAACAATGATGGGGTTTTGGGATTAAGGTTTCATAACAAGCAAGTAATAAGATTAATTAAAGCTTTCAGATGATTAAAATGCTAACCTAGGGTGGTTTGGTCGGGTGTTAAACAAGTGTGAGCCAAACAATTATTCAAGTTCGATTAAAGACCAGTCTAGAACTCGGATCACTTAAGATAGATCAGCCCACTGTCGTGGTGCTTCACCTTTTGTCAATCGATCTCAGTACCTAAACTGTCGTTTGGACTGAGATGCGATGACAAACATTAAGATCAAGTCCGATCTGTTCACAAAACACCCTAACATCTACTTTCGCTGGTTAGGGATATGATGCTCATTCAAGTTATGTCTAGCAACCTATAACACTTTTGATGAATAGATTAAACCTAGAATCAGGCACTAAGTGGTTAACTTGATGCAAGCCTTAAGAACAACAGTGAATGAAGACAATCGATTTATAACTTATTTATGTCAAGCTCACGGATCTAACACCCTAACACCCTAGACTAATCAAACTGACTACTCAGCCATAGCTACAGAGAACACAGAGATAACAAATGAAGAAAACATGCTGAATCAATAAAATAAAAGAGATAGGGTTCAGGATTCTGAGAGAGATGGAGCCTTCTCCCTTTACAAAGTATCAAATCACAAATCTCTCAAAGCTCAAGTCTGATTCCTTGTCTCCAAAATAGCGTAGTAAAATATAGAAAAACAGAAAAAGAAGTTTTTTGGAGCCACAGGCGGCTGGGAGAAAAAGATGGGATAATTAGGGCAAATCCCGTAATGACTTGTAGTTTCCTTAAAAATCTCTGCCGCTGGAACATGCATTCGGGTTGCTCCGCACTATCCAAAACAGTCACTCGGGTTGCTCCGCTATCGGGAACAGTCACTCAGACTGTTCCGCGTGAAAATCTCCAGATTGCATTGTGTTCTGTCCTTTTTGTTCCAGCTGGTCTATCTCCAATCCAATGCAACTCCAGACCTATAATGACTCGAAAAGGACTCGGAAGACTCGATAATGACTTGAAAACCAAATAGAAAACATATATACAAGGTGCCAAAAACACCATATATCAATTCCCCCAGACGTAGATCCTTGTTTGTCCTCAAACAATGTCAAGTATCAAAAACATGGAGAAAGGTTTGAAAGTGTGAGAATTCTCCTATTCTCAGCAACCATACTTTAACCACGAATCTCTAAACCATACAAGCAATAAAACCAGGACAATACACCCTTACCGGAACCCCACTGACTGCTGTTCAAAAATCGGCTCCATACTCTTCATCTCAAACCTGAAAAAGAAACACTATCGAGACAAAACTCCCTACATTCATTTAAGAGTAGTGTGATCTTCTCATCACAGGCATTATTCAGGGTAGACGGTCTAGGTGTGAAACAGACTATTTAACTGTGGAGTTAAAAGTGTTTAGGGGCTACCATTTCATTGAAGAGGATGCAGGATATCGCACAAAATGGCAAGAGAGGATAGATCCATTGATATCCACAACCTCTACTCGTTTTTGCTTTGTCTGGTGCGACTGTTCTGATGACGGAACAAGCAACTGATTGTTCTGCGTTCCACTTTCTTTTTGGTACCCACTCCTTTGCTCGATCTTCTCAGTGGTTCATGTTTCTTTGATTTCTTCTCTTTCTCCATCAACCAACTACTTTGATCACGGCCGATAGTATTTTTTTGTGTTTGTAATTTATATAAGGTCGAAATATGTATATTGCATATTCTTAATTTGTTTTGACTTTTTCTATGAAGTGAATAAAAGTGCACTTAAAATATTGAGTTGTGCAAAAAGCCAAAAACACATGTAAAGTGCAAAAATATCGGAAGATATAATGATAGGCAGTTGGGTTGCCTTTTAATAATATTGTTAGTTGGGTTGTTCCTTTTTAATAATATTGTTATTTTTGATTAATTAAGGTAAATGTGAAATGAGATATATTAAGTTTCTATTGAATAGGTCCAACAACCTTGTTTAAGTAGATGTTTTAGGATTCGTTCTGTTTTAATAGCATAAATGTATTAATACTTTAAACAAGCAAGATTATATCATTAGATCACTCTGATTTTGTCAGGAGATTATTTCCTCTTCGGACAAACCACGAAATATTTTCAATTTGGATACCCAACCTAAATAAATTTATCATCACTCCAGAATTATTCGGTACATTCCATTTCCCGTCTTCAGAAATTATCTAAACCACCCACCAGTTCCTTCATGACTCACAATTTTAAATATTTAACTCGCAATAGATATACATTAAAAATGATTTACAAAGGTTTAAGATCATAGGAGCTGCATTATACTTTTAACTGAGTGAAATAAATATATCAACTAATCAATACTTAACATTTGTTAAAAATGATTAGTTAGTTGTTAAATGAATTTGAAAGTGTCTAAAACAAAACAAAAAAATTGAAAGATCGTCAAACTCGAAAGAACAAAACAGCCGATAGAAAGAGTTTGGTAATCATCAAGGCATCCTCTAAAACCACTGAAGCCATTAATTATAGTCATTTTGGATAATTGGTCGTGGCCGTAGATATTTAGAAAGCCAAAATTTAGTTTAAAATCATACATATCAACTAATCATGATTTTTTCTCATTAAAAAAATTACAGCCAAAATATCTCTGAAAAATAAAAAAAAGATGTAGATATCTTTATTTATTTATTATTATTTTTTTTTAGTTTTGATTAATCTAGGAGTATTCCAGGCCCATCGAGAGGCCCAGCCCCAAGAGGAGGTGCATCCCACGGATAGATCATCTCTCCGGGTATTCAAATGGACCCTAAAGCATAGGCTCATATCCGTGTTAGGTGACCAGGATAATTGTGACTTAGTTTCGCGCAGCAGGTGAATCGAACCTGAAACGTGTTGGCGTCTCAGTCTCGTCTTCTTACCACTCGACCACAATCACCTGGTCAGATACCTTTATTTCTAGAACAAAAAATAGTGCTTTACGAAACTAAATCAAAAATATTTACAATAAATAAATCTACAGTTATTATTCTAAAGAAAAAAATAAAAGCCACAACACTTACCATTATCTCTGGATAATTAATAATTTTTCTTTATTTTTAAGATTAATGTTTTGGATATTATTTTTATATTTGAAAATTGATGTTTTAGATTTTAACTAATACATATTGCTTTAAAACTAAAACGTAAATTAAAAAAAAATTATAAATGATATAATTTCTCTAATTTTATGAGCATGCAAATAAAACTAAAAATGTAACTTAAAAATAACAAATAAAAGTAGGATATTTAATTTTATATATACTTGTAAATTCTAAAATATTAATGTTTTAAATATGGAACGAGTATATATGTAGTAAACTTAAAATAAATAAAAATATGTAATGTTACTATAACTTGATGTGATTGGTAACAGACATTTGTTTGTCAAAAAAAAAAAAACCTATTTTCTCTTACTATTGAGTAAAACTTTCGTTAAATCGAATAGGTTAAATTTTACTTAAACAAACTAAAAGTGTAAGACAAATCTGTAAAATGGAGAAAGTAAAGGGGTCCAGTCTCCAAAAAAAAAAGAGAATTCATCCTCTGAATCGAAAACAAAGGTCAAAAGTCCCTCCTCCTCATTGTCTTCTTCGTTGTCTCTGCAACAATCTTAGAATCATAATTTGGATCCCCATGTAATCTCTGCTGGATCTCTGAATCACTACTGCGATTGAAAAACTTGGTGCGGATTTGCTTTTCATCCTCTCAACGCTTCTCTTCTACATCTCAATTTATAAATCAGCCTTTCTTGTGTCATTTGCTGACAGAGACAAGAAGTAGAGAGACATTCCAAGTTCTTGTCTTTATTGTTGTTGTGTGTTCTGGGAGAATGGGAGCACCAAAGCAGAAGTGGACATCGCAAGAAGAAACAGCTCTTAAGGCTGGAGTTCTCAAACATGGCACTGGCAAATGGCGCACCATTCTCTCCGATCCTGAGTTCACCTCTATCCTCAAGTCTCGCTCCAATGTCGATCTCAAGGTAACTAACTCTATATACTAATAAAAAGAGAGAGAGAGAGAGAGAGATAAGATCATTTGAAAACTTACATTTTGTTTTGGTTGAAACACAGGACAAATGGAGAAACATAAGTGTAACGGCTATGTACGGATCTAGGAAGAAGGCTAAGCTTGCTCTTAAAAGAACTCCTTCCTCTCATGATGATGACAACGCTACTGCTCTTACCATCGTCGCTATCGCCAACGGAGTTCAACACATTTCTCCTCTTCCTCCTGCAGTTTCTTGTGCACCACCACCGCCACGAGATTTTGAAGGACTCTTTTCAAGGTTTTGACCTATTCTTTGTATCCTGAAGCTTCACGAGAGCGATAGTTTTGAGCTCTAATTAAAGTATGTTTTTTTTTTGGGTTGCTAGTGTGGATAAGATGATATTGGAGGCTATTGCTAACTTTAAGAGACATTTGGGTCCTGATGGAAAGTCCATCTTACTCTATGTTGAGGTATTCTTTCTATGCTTATTGTTCCTTTTGATTCATCATCTATTTTCAATTCACCAACAACTTACTGTGTCTGCCCTCTAAACTTTTTCAAGGAGAAACACAATATGCAACCTGATATGAAACGGCTTGTGACTTCAAGACTTAAGCATTTGGTTAATGTTGGAACTATAGTTAAGGTAAGAAATAAATATAACACTTTGATCCAAAGTTCTTCTTATATAATCATATGTTCTCATGATTCTGCTAACAAATGTCTCTCAGATTAAGCACAGATACAGGATTTGTCGGAACGGAGCAGAACAAAGCTCTCCTCAACTTTATCTGGAAGGAAACAAGGAGAGTGGTGTCCAACAACGTCTAACTAGATCACAAGTAGATGGAGAGCTGTTTATGATCAAGGGCATGACAGCACAAGAAGCTGCAGCAGCAGCTGCAAGAGCAGTAGCAGAAGCAGAGTTTGCAATAGCAGAAGCTGAAGAAGCGGCTAGAGAGGCTGATGAAGCCGAAGCCGAAGCTGAAGCTGCACACATTTTTGCCAAAGCTGCAATCAAAGCTTTCAAGTATAGGATGCAATGTAAGAAAATAGCTTATGTCCGTTCTTCACAAACTATATGGATGAAATGTTAATGGGTGTATCTTTCTTGTTTTTGTGCAGGTAGTGAAGCCAGATAATGTCAAGTTTGAATCGCTGCAGTAATTTTTGAGGGTTAGTAAAAAGTGTATATTCTGCAGCGTGTAACTTTGGTCCCTAACTCAAGATAAGATTATTGTAAAACAATTGTCCATTGTTATGTTGTTTATCTCTTCTTTGTAGTAACCTCATAGGTTTCTTGTAGAAACTGGTTTGAAGAGAAATAAATAAAGCCTTTGATCATCACCAGAGCTTTCATTTATCCTTCCTTGGCTTAAATTTTTAGTGGTTTATATATTGTGTTTCCAAAAAATTTAAATGCTCAAGCAAAATCCAATATATAGAGACCAGACTGGAACAGACCAGCAGCAGGGGCAAACTCTTGTTTCACACGAGAAAATAGTCTTCAACGAGGCACACAACACAGAAGACTGAGAAACTTATTTGATTTTGAATGCTTTAGGAGCCAATCAAAGACCTCGTCAATGTTGGCATTGTTCTTGCATGATATCATGAAACAGCAGACTTCTCTATCTGTAAACAACTGAAGCCCCCTGCAATCACAATATAATATATAATAAAACAAACATGATCTGATGACTTTTGTGCTGTTTCTGGAGTGTGTATAGTTGAAGAAAGAGAGCTATCTATACATTTCATCAGTCAAGGCTTCTTTAGAGAGAGTCCAGGTTCGTCCATCTTGTTCCCAAGAACAAGAAGAGGGATACCGTTAAGCGAAGTCTTGCACAACTTATGGAGTTCATTTTTCGAGATAAACAGATTGTCAAGATCTGCAGCATCAACATACCTGCAGCAGGACAAAAGGACTCCAACGTGAACAAAACGTTCCCAAGAGCTGCGGAATCTTGATTGCCCACTAGCATCCCATATCTTGAAAGTAACATTTCCTTTTATCACTTCCCTCATGTGAAAACCAATCTGCAAAATGTTTGTATTCTAGTATTGTCTTATTGATGATGTATTTCTTGTATAAGAGGTGTAACACACTTACAATCGGATCCAGGTCTTCACTATATCCAACATTCTAAACAAGAAAAACAAAAGCATATCAGATATATGCTTTACCTCAACAACATTGATAAGTGACGTCTTTCCGCATTTTGAAGCCCTATTAATGAAAGTTCAATTTCTTGCTTGAATAAGAGGCTGCAAAAAGCATTTATTGAAGCAAACAACTGAATTGGTCTACCCTAAACTTGGCAATCAATATCCATATGGTGACATCAATTTCTTGGAGTTTGTCTCTTTAGACGAATAAAAACTACAAAACCAATTTTATCACAATTACAAGGAGCCAAGAATACAATACTACTGAGCTGATATAAGACAATAATAAGAAAAAGGATGATATTATCTCACCTACGAAGCCAATTGAGAGAAGCTTCCCACCAACCCATTGATGAAGAACT
This sequence is a window from Brassica oleracea var. oleracea cultivar TO1000 chromosome C1, BOL, whole genome shotgun sequence. Protein-coding genes within it:
- the LOC106325423 gene encoding LOW QUALITY PROTEIN: ADP-ribosylation factor-like protein 8A (The sequence of the model RefSeq protein was modified relative to this genomic sequence to represent the inferred CDS: inserted 2 bases in 2 codons), with translation MGWWEASLNWLRSLLFKQEIELSLIGLQNXGKTSLINVVENVGYSEDLDPIIGFHMREVIKGNVTFKIWDASGQSRFRSSWERFVHVGVLLSCCRYVDAADLDNLFISKNELHKLCKTSLNGIPLLVLGNKMDEPGXLSKEALTDEMGLQLFTDREVCCFMISCKNNANIDEVFDWLLKHSKSNKFLSLLCCVPR
- the LOC106325411 gene encoding telomere repeat-binding factor 3: MGAPKQKWTSQEETALKAGVLKHGTGKWRTILSDPEFTSILKSRSNVDLKDKWRNISVTAMYGSRKKAKLALKRTPSSHDDDNATALTIVAIANGVQHISPLPPAVSCAPPPPRDFEGLFSSVDKMILEAIANFKRHLGPDGKSILLYVEEKHNMQPDMKRLVTSRLKHLVNVGTIVKIKHRYRICRNGAEQSSPQLYLEGNKESGVQQRLTRSQVDGELFMIKGMTAQEAAAAAARAVAEAEFAIAEAEEAAREADEAEAEAEAAHIFAKAAIKAFKYRMQCSEAR
- the LOC106298995 gene encoding cysteine-rich and transmembrane domain-containing protein A, which encodes MYQDQQHPVGAPPPQGYPPKEGYPPQGYPPAGYPPPPQGYGQAYPAQGYPPPQYPQGPPPQYPYQGPPPPQYGQAPQKKKKDKDSGFVEGCLAMLCCCCLLEACF